The genomic stretch AGGCGTACGTGCGCGACTGGGAGGCGAGCTGGCGGCGCTCGCTGGAGGAGCCGGAGGCTTTCTGGGGCGAGGTGGCCCGGGATTTCACCTGGTTCGAACCCTGGCAGCGGGTGCTGGAGTGGGAGTATCCGTACGCCCGCTGGTTCGTCGGCGGCAAGACCAACATCGTCTACAACGCGCTGGACCGCCACCTGGTCGACGGCCGCCGCCAGAAAGTGGCGCTCTTCTGGGAGGGCGAGGACGGCAGCCGGCGCGTCTTCACGTACGCGCAGCTCCACCGCTGGGTCTCCAGAATCGCCAACGCGCTGAAGGGGCAGGGCGTCGGCCGCGGCGACCGCGTGGTGATCTACATGCCGTTGACGCCCGAGGGCATCGCCACCATGCTGGCCACGGCGCGCATCGGCGCCATCCACAGCGTGGTCTACGCCGGCCTGGGCTGGGGCGCCCTGCGCCAGCGGGTCGAGGACGCGGGCGCCAAAGTCGTCGTCTGCGCCGACGTGGGCTACAGGCGGGGCCGGACGGTGGAGCTGAAGCCCATCGTCGACCAGGCGCTCGAGGGGTTGGACTTCGTCGAGCGGGTGATCGTGCACCGCCGCCGCACGCCGACCGCCCCTCTGGCGCCGGGCGAGCTCGACTTCGACGAGATGGTGGCCGCCGCCTCCGCCGACTGCCCGGCGGAGCCCATGGACGCGGAGGACCCGCTCTTCATCCTCTACACCTCGGGGACCACCGGTCGGCCCAAGGGGACGGTCCACGTCTACGGCGGCTACATGGTGGGGACGGCCTACCAGGCCAAGGCCTTCTACAACATCGGCGACGACGACGTCTTCTGGTCGACCTCGGACATCGGCTGGATCGTCGGCCACAGCTACATCGTCTACGCGCCGCTGGTGGTCGGCGCCACCTGCCTGGTGCGCGAGGGCGCGCCCGACTATCCCGACCCCGGCACGCTCTACCGGCTGATCGAGGCGTACGGTGTCACCCGCCTCTTCACGGCACCGACCACGCTGCGCATGCTGATGAAGTACGGCGAGGAGTGGGCCAGCCGGTACGACCTCTCCAGCCTCCGCCACGTCACCTGCGCCGGCGAGCCGCTCAATCCCGAGGCCTGGCGCTGGGCATGGAAGGTGTTGGGCGGTGAGGGTCGTGCCTGGATCGCCGACAACATGTGGCAGACGGAGACGGGCGCGCCCATGGTGGGCAGCCCGCTGGCCCTGCCGGTCAAGCCCGGCTGGTGCGGCCGACCGCTGATCGGCGTCGACGCCGACGTGGTCGACGCCCAGGGCCGCCCGCTCCCGGCCGGCACTGGCGGCAACTTCGTCGTCCGCCGCCCCTGGCCCAGCATGTTCCGCACCGTCTGGAACCAGCCGGAGCGGTACGAGGAGTACTGGCGGACCATCCCGGGTGTCTACGCCAGCGGGGACCTGGCGCAGCGTGACGAGGAAGGCTACTTCATGTTCCTCGGCCGCTCCGACGACGTGCTCAACCCGGCCGGCCACCGCATCGGCACGGCCGACGTGGAGAACGCCCTGGTCAGCCACCCGGCGGTGG from Bacillota bacterium encodes the following:
- the acs gene encoding acetate--CoA ligase encodes the protein MALEEARGMEALTRTGEVLPPLPRLLEEAYVRDWEASWRRSLEEPEAFWGEVARDFTWFEPWQRVLEWEYPYARWFVGGKTNIVYNALDRHLVDGRRQKVALFWEGEDGSRRVFTYAQLHRWVSRIANALKGQGVGRGDRVVIYMPLTPEGIATMLATARIGAIHSVVYAGLGWGALRQRVEDAGAKVVVCADVGYRRGRTVELKPIVDQALEGLDFVERVIVHRRRTPTAPLAPGELDFDEMVAAASADCPAEPMDAEDPLFILYTSGTTGRPKGTVHVYGGYMVGTAYQAKAFYNIGDDDVFWSTSDIGWIVGHSYIVYAPLVVGATCLVREGAPDYPDPGTLYRLIEAYGVTRLFTAPTTLRMLMKYGEEWASRYDLSSLRHVTCAGEPLNPEAWRWAWKVLGGEGRAWIADNMWQTETGAPMVGSPLALPVKPGWCGRPLIGVDADVVDAQGRPLPAGTGGNFVVRRPWPSMFRTVWNQPERYEEYWRTIPGVYASGDLAQRDEEGYFMFLGRSDDVLNPAGHRIGTADVENALVSHPAVAEAAVIGIPDPVKGEAIKAFVILRAGAEPSEELRAALVAHVRDLLGPIATPAAVQIVEKLPKTRSGKIMRRLLKAQELGLEAGDTSTLEE